In one Streptomyces sp. T12 genomic region, the following are encoded:
- the lysX gene encoding bifunctional lysylphosphatidylglycerol synthetase/lysine--tRNA ligase LysX, with amino-acid sequence MSATVEAVPDKDTTGRIRSPGNGLLSRVPEGFATFFGALGLLCVLLALIPPLRIALRPVVHALDQIIVPVSANLAYAVFLFLLAAATAARKKIAWWLVVVYLGLLVLSDILGTALGDYADSVPSLIVCGLALALLIVARGEFYAASRRAAVRRALGVLVAGLVVGILVGWGLVELFPGTLQRGQRLAWAADRVCGGLVSGASYDGRPSRPLYFLLGLFGALALLNAATTLFRSQRMEAALHDDEEARIRALLKAYGDQDSLGYFATRRDKAVVFSPSGKAAVTYRVEAGVCLASGDPVGDREAWPHAIAVWLDAARRHAWVPAAMGASEDGARAYARAGLGALQLGDEAILNVPDFDLDGRDMRVTRQAVHRVRRTGAHCRIRRHRTLTETEMEEVIDKADHWRDTETERGFSMALDRLGDPADGDCLLVEALGEDGELLALLSFVPWGKEGISLDLMRRDRGAPNGVMEFMVAELCAMAPKTGIRRISLNFAVFRSVFEEGARIGAGPVLRLWRRLLLFFSKWWQLEALYRSNAKYRPQWFPRFLCYGEAASLARIGMASGIAEGFVSVPSLHKLRRKGHPRGGPRPATTEGLPSLAALGLDGGDEAGAAGPDAGLPEQVRIRHHTLDRLRADGIDPYPVGIAARTHALADVRAGEQVTVAGRIMLVRDFGGLAFAVLRDWSGDHQLALTRKDTGADLDRFTADTDIGDLITATGLAGVSDKGEPTVFVISWQLIGKCLRPLPDKRRGLADPEAKVRMRYLDLVASPAARDVVRARSTAVQALRQGLLERGYLEVETPVLQQIHGGANARPFTTHINAYDLDLYLRIAPELYLKRLCVGGLEKVFEMGRTFRNEGADYKHNPEFTMLEAYQAYADYDEMLDLVRELIQGAATAAFGSPIARKDGEEYDISGQWPVKTVYGAISEALGEEIDPDTELLRLHRTCDRAGVPYTADDGHGDIVLEMYERLVEEKTQLPTFYKDFPTDVSPLTRQHRGDPRLAERWDLVAFGTELGTAYSELTDPVEQRRRLTAQSLLAVGGDPEAMELDEEFLDALEYAMPPTGGLGIGVDRLVMFLTGLTIRETLPFPLVRRR; translated from the coding sequence ATGAGTGCCACCGTGGAGGCCGTCCCGGACAAGGACACCACGGGCCGGATACGGTCGCCCGGGAACGGCCTCCTGAGCAGGGTGCCGGAGGGTTTCGCGACCTTCTTCGGCGCCCTCGGACTGCTGTGCGTCCTGCTGGCCCTGATCCCGCCGCTGCGCATCGCGCTCCGCCCGGTCGTGCACGCCCTCGACCAGATCATCGTCCCCGTCAGCGCCAACCTCGCCTACGCGGTCTTCCTCTTCCTGCTCGCCGCCGCGACCGCCGCCCGTAAGAAGATCGCCTGGTGGCTGGTCGTCGTCTACCTGGGCCTGCTCGTCCTGTCCGACATCCTCGGCACGGCCCTCGGCGACTACGCCGACTCCGTCCCGTCCCTGATCGTGTGCGGCCTCGCCCTGGCCCTGCTGATCGTCGCCCGGGGGGAGTTCTACGCCGCCTCCCGCCGCGCCGCCGTACGAAGAGCGCTCGGCGTCCTGGTCGCCGGGCTCGTCGTGGGGATCCTGGTCGGCTGGGGGCTGGTCGAGCTGTTCCCCGGCACGCTGCAGCGCGGCCAGCGGCTGGCCTGGGCCGCCGACCGGGTCTGCGGCGGCCTCGTCTCCGGCGCCTCCTACGACGGACGGCCCTCCCGCCCCCTGTACTTCCTGCTCGGCCTCTTCGGCGCGCTCGCCCTGCTGAACGCCGCCACGACGCTGTTCCGTTCGCAGCGCATGGAGGCCGCCCTGCACGACGACGAGGAGGCCCGCATCCGCGCCCTCCTCAAGGCCTACGGCGACCAGGACTCCCTCGGCTACTTCGCCACCCGGCGCGACAAGGCCGTCGTCTTCTCGCCCAGCGGCAAGGCCGCCGTCACCTACCGCGTCGAGGCCGGAGTGTGCCTCGCCAGCGGGGACCCGGTCGGCGACCGGGAGGCCTGGCCGCACGCCATCGCCGTCTGGCTGGACGCGGCCCGCCGGCACGCCTGGGTGCCCGCCGCGATGGGCGCCTCCGAGGACGGGGCCCGGGCCTACGCGCGCGCCGGACTCGGCGCCCTCCAACTCGGCGACGAGGCGATCCTGAACGTGCCGGACTTCGACCTCGACGGCCGCGACATGCGGGTCACCCGGCAGGCCGTCCACCGGGTCCGCCGCACCGGCGCCCACTGCCGCATCCGCCGCCACCGCACCCTCACCGAGACGGAGATGGAGGAGGTGATCGACAAGGCCGACCACTGGCGCGACACCGAGACCGAACGCGGCTTCTCCATGGCCCTCGACCGCCTCGGCGACCCGGCCGACGGCGACTGCCTCCTCGTGGAGGCCCTCGGCGAGGACGGCGAGCTGCTCGCCCTGCTCTCCTTCGTGCCCTGGGGCAAGGAGGGCATCTCCCTGGACCTGATGCGCCGTGACCGCGGCGCCCCCAACGGCGTCATGGAGTTCATGGTCGCCGAGCTGTGCGCCATGGCGCCGAAGACGGGCATCCGCAGGATCTCCCTGAACTTCGCCGTGTTCCGCTCGGTCTTCGAGGAGGGCGCCCGCATCGGCGCCGGACCCGTGCTGCGACTGTGGCGACGCCTGCTGCTGTTCTTCTCCAAGTGGTGGCAACTGGAAGCCCTCTACCGCTCCAACGCCAAGTACCGACCGCAGTGGTTCCCCCGCTTCCTCTGCTATGGCGAGGCCGCCTCCCTCGCCCGCATCGGCATGGCGTCCGGCATCGCCGAGGGATTCGTCTCCGTACCGTCGCTGCACAAACTCCGCAGAAAGGGGCACCCGCGAGGCGGGCCGCGCCCCGCGACCACCGAAGGACTGCCCTCGCTGGCGGCGCTCGGCCTCGACGGAGGGGACGAGGCCGGGGCGGCCGGGCCGGATGCGGGCCTGCCCGAGCAGGTCCGCATCCGGCACCACACCCTTGACCGGCTGCGCGCCGACGGCATCGACCCGTATCCGGTGGGCATTGCGGCCCGCACCCACGCCCTCGCCGACGTCCGGGCGGGCGAACAGGTCACCGTCGCCGGGCGGATCATGCTCGTGCGCGACTTCGGCGGCCTCGCCTTCGCCGTCCTGCGCGACTGGTCCGGCGACCACCAACTCGCCCTCACCCGCAAGGACACCGGCGCCGACCTCGACCGCTTCACCGCCGACACCGACATCGGCGACCTCATCACTGCCACCGGCCTGGCCGGCGTCAGCGACAAGGGTGAGCCGACCGTCTTCGTCATCTCATGGCAGCTCATCGGCAAGTGCCTGCGGCCGCTCCCCGACAAGCGCCGCGGCCTCGCCGACCCCGAGGCCAAGGTGCGCATGCGCTATCTCGACCTGGTCGCCAGCCCCGCCGCCCGCGACGTGGTGCGCGCCCGCTCCACCGCCGTCCAGGCCCTGCGCCAGGGCCTCCTGGAGCGCGGCTACCTGGAGGTCGAGACGCCGGTGCTCCAGCAGATCCACGGCGGCGCCAACGCCCGCCCCTTCACCACCCACATCAACGCCTACGACCTCGACCTCTATCTGCGCATCGCCCCCGAGCTGTACCTGAAACGGCTGTGCGTGGGCGGCCTGGAGAAGGTCTTCGAGATGGGCCGCACCTTCCGCAACGAGGGCGCCGACTACAAGCACAACCCCGAGTTCACGATGCTGGAGGCCTACCAGGCGTACGCCGACTACGACGAGATGCTCGACCTGGTCCGCGAGCTGATCCAGGGCGCCGCGACCGCCGCCTTCGGCTCACCGATCGCCCGCAAGGACGGCGAGGAGTACGACATCTCCGGTCAGTGGCCGGTCAAGACGGTGTACGGCGCGATCTCCGAGGCGCTCGGGGAGGAGATCGACCCCGACACCGAGCTGCTCAGGCTGCACCGGACCTGCGACCGCGCGGGCGTGCCGTACACGGCCGACGACGGCCACGGCGACATCGTCCTGGAGATGTACGAGCGGCTCGTCGAGGAGAAGACCCAGCTGCCCACCTTCTACAAGGACTTCCCGACCGACGTCTCCCCGCTCACCCGCCAGCACCGGGGCGACCCGAGGCTCGCCGAGCGATGGGACCTCGTCGCCTTCGGCACCGAACTCGGCACCGCCTACTCCGAACTCACCGACCCCGTCGAACAGCGCCGCCGCCTCACCGCCCAGTCCCTGCTCGCCGTCGGCGGGGACCCCGAGGCGATGGAACTCGACGAGGAGTTCCTCGACGCCCTCGAGTACGCCATGCCGCCCACCGGCGGCCTCGGCATCGGCGTCGACCGACTGGTCATGTTCCTCACCGGCCTGACGATCCGTGAGACCCTGCCGTTCCCCTTGGTACGCCGCCGCTGA
- a CDS encoding polysaccharide deacetylase family protein has product MTKDQSLTRPLTRRRALLAGAAAVGAAGTAGLFATVTGEEPVRPAAPAPGPQAHRALKPSAYRLEPLTGYGPPRVAPRRALVRRAPFLRVSGRGRTMVLTFDDGPDPRYTPHILDILREYDVRAMFFVCGEMVADNKELVARMADEGHVVGNHTWSHPLLTRLSRGRIRAEMERTCDVVEETYGERPAWFRAPYGAWNRTTFQLGAELGMEPLAWTVDTLDWATPGTRRIVDRVEHGAAPGVVVLSHDAGGDRSQSVRALRAYLPRLLDSGYFVTVPERKYR; this is encoded by the coding sequence ATGACGAAGGATCAGTCGCTCACACGTCCGCTCACGCGACGCCGCGCGCTGCTCGCCGGTGCCGCCGCCGTCGGAGCCGCCGGTACCGCCGGACTGTTCGCGACGGTCACGGGCGAGGAGCCGGTCCGGCCCGCCGCCCCCGCCCCGGGCCCGCAGGCACACCGCGCGCTCAAGCCCTCCGCCTACCGCCTCGAGCCCCTGACGGGTTACGGCCCGCCCCGCGTGGCGCCCCGACGCGCACTCGTACGACGGGCGCCGTTCCTGCGCGTGTCCGGACGGGGCCGCACCATGGTGCTGACCTTCGACGACGGACCCGACCCCCGCTACACCCCGCACATCCTGGACATCCTGCGCGAGTACGACGTCCGCGCGATGTTCTTCGTGTGCGGCGAGATGGTCGCCGACAACAAGGAACTCGTGGCGCGGATGGCCGACGAAGGCCATGTCGTCGGCAACCACACCTGGTCCCACCCACTCCTCACCCGCCTCAGCCGCGGCCGGATCCGCGCCGAGATGGAGCGCACCTGCGATGTCGTCGAGGAGACGTACGGCGAACGCCCCGCCTGGTTCCGAGCGCCCTACGGGGCCTGGAACCGCACCACCTTCCAACTCGGCGCCGAGCTGGGCATGGAACCGTTGGCCTGGACCGTCGACACCCTCGACTGGGCCACCCCCGGCACCCGCCGAATCGTCGACCGGGTGGAGCACGGCGCCGCCCCCGGCGTCGTGGTGCTCTCGCACGACGCCGGGGGCGACCGCTCCCAGAGTGTCCGCGCGCTGCGCGCCTATCTGCCGCGGCTGCTGGACTCCGGCTATTTCGTCACCGTCCCGGAACGGAAATACCGCTGA
- a CDS encoding class F sortase, producing the protein MSASELAELAEEEERRKKRAPWGVIALVLLTGLALIRNGSGEFDVGPPQPATAAAADSRVPGGSFAGAAQPLPYALPDRVRIPGIQVDAPVIPVGLDVDGWVGAPPPEDPNLAGWFTGSVSPGEKGTAVVVGHVDNNQGPAVFYGLGGLQKGNRVEVVRQDGKTAVFEVYGIEVFQKNDFPGDRVYASKGTAELRVITCGGGFSKQNGYDGNVVAFASLVEVR; encoded by the coding sequence ATGTCTGCGTCCGAACTGGCCGAACTGGCCGAAGAGGAGGAGCGCCGTAAGAAGCGCGCTCCTTGGGGCGTGATAGCGCTTGTTCTGCTCACCGGCCTCGCCCTCATTCGCAATGGTTCGGGGGAGTTCGACGTGGGGCCGCCGCAGCCCGCGACGGCGGCCGCGGCGGACAGCCGGGTGCCGGGCGGCAGCTTCGCCGGGGCCGCGCAGCCGCTGCCGTACGCCCTGCCGGACCGGGTCCGGATCCCCGGGATCCAGGTCGACGCACCGGTGATCCCGGTCGGTCTGGACGTGGACGGATGGGTCGGCGCGCCGCCGCCGGAGGACCCGAACCTGGCGGGTTGGTTCACCGGCTCCGTCTCCCCCGGTGAGAAGGGCACCGCGGTGGTCGTCGGCCATGTCGACAACAATCAGGGCCCCGCCGTGTTCTACGGTCTCGGGGGCCTGCAGAAAGGGAATCGCGTCGAGGTCGTCCGCCAGGACGGAAAGACGGCCGTTTTCGAGGTCTACGGTATCGAGGTGTTCCAGAAGAACGATTTCCCCGGCGACCGGGTCTACGCCTCCAAGGGGACCGCCGAATTGCGGGTCATCACCTGCGGCGGCGGTTTCTCCAAACAGAACGGATATGACGGGAACGTCGTCGCTTTCGCCAGCCTGGTCGAGGTCCGCTGA